The genomic window taaagacatacctacataaacaaaaactaagagaattcATTGCTAGCAGACCCactttacaagaaatactaaaagaaatcCTCTAGGCTGAAAGCAAGCAAATACAGATGGAAATTCAAATCCACGTGATAGAACAAAGAGCACTGATAAAGATAACTATATGATTATAAAAGGCAGTTTTAAGtgcatatttcttatttcttctcctattttttaaagaaattatataaaacattatatatataattatattcttGGAGAAAATGTATactctaaaaattacaaaatattgttgaaagaaattaaagaagatccaATTGGCTCATCGGCACGGTCATGGCAGGTGTGCTGAGGAAGACCACTGGCCTTGTGGGATTGGCTGTATGCAAGAGTCCACACAAGACAAGCAGCTAAAATCAGTCTGCTAAAATGTAAGAGGCTAAGAATATTGTACACAAAGATCCTTGATGTTCTTAAGCAAACCCCTAAAAAAGCAGCATATAGAAAGTATACAGAACAGATTGCAAATGAGAAGCTGGCTATAGTTAAAGCAGAACCAGACGTTAAACAATCAGAAGACCAACTTCAAGGTGTTCAAATAAAAGAGGTGATTCTTCAGGTTGAAAATGAACTAAGTCTGGCAAGAAAAATGATGCAGTGGAAACCATGGGAGATGTTCATGGAGGAGCCGCCTGCCAATCAATGGAAATGGCCAATGTAATTAATAAATGACTGATGGGTTGATGGGAAACTgagataattaaatattttgttatattaagAGCATATCCATATTATTGACATTTTATgatcaagaaaagaaatatagaaaatatttaagagacTTAAAATTGGTGATTATGGTAATACAGTCTTGTGAATcaatttttgatttaaaaagtattcaCACAAATTATTACAAAGATGATATTTCTTAGAACAGAGAGGTCATGGaaagatttgaaaattaatttttaaaaatcctacagATCTTCAGTGCAGAGGCCATAATCCAAAAGTAAAGTTTCTTTAGTAGTATCTTCAAtacatcattaatttttttatcatcCTAAAGAAGAAAAGGTCCTTAATTATTATTGTCTAAACAAATTTATAGATCACTGTTTAAAGTAAATAGTAAGagtgaatattttcaaatgtgataaaatagcacataaaatttgaaattatagttAACCTCCTTAACTGTGATCTTACGtatgtaaagtaaaatttaagtatataattaggccaagtgcggtggctcacaccagtaatcctagcattttgggaggccaaggcagttggatcatttgagatcagaagttcgagaccagcctgaccaatatggtgaaacccccatctctacccaaaatacaaaaaaattacctgggtatgatggtgtgtgcttgtgatcccagctactcg from Macaca thibetana thibetana isolate TM-01 chromosome 15, ASM2454274v1, whole genome shotgun sequence includes these protein-coding regions:
- the LOC126938104 gene encoding NADH dehydrogenase [ubiquinone] 1 alpha subcomplex subunit 5-like isoform X2 — its product is MAGVLRKTTGLVGLAVCKSPHKTTEPDVKQSEDQLQGVQIKEVILQVENELSLARKMMQWKPWEMFMEEPPANQWKWPM
- the LOC126938104 gene encoding NADH dehydrogenase [ubiquinone] 1 alpha subcomplex subunit 5-like isoform X1, coding for MAGVLRKTTGLVGLAVCKSPHKRLRILYTKILDVLKQTPKKAAYRKYTEQIANEKLAIVKAEPDVKQSEDQLQGVQIKEVILQVENELSLARKMMQWKPWEMFMEEPPANQWKWPM